One genomic window of Dryobates pubescens isolate bDryPub1 chromosome 17, bDryPub1.pri, whole genome shotgun sequence includes the following:
- the SELENOS gene encoding selenoprotein S — protein sequence MELGGDGAAAGPGPASLSRGGLEVLHHTVGSLLSNYGWYILLAGVAIYLLIQKISQSLASRPSSQPGAADAAVEPDVVVRRQEALAAARLRMQEELNAQAERYKQKQRQLEEEKRRQKIAMWESMQEGKSYKGNLKLNQQEVESGASASSVVPKSKPTKKPLRGGGYNPLSGEGGGTCSWRPGRRGPSAGG from the exons aTGGAGCTGGGGGGCGATGGGGCCGCGGCGGGCCCCGGGCCAGCGTCGCTGAGCCGCGGGGGCCTTGAGGTGCTGCACCACACGG TGGGCTCCCTGCTGTCCAACTATGGCTGGTACATCCTCCTGGCCGGTGTCGCCATCTATCTTCTCATCCAGAAGATCTCCCAGAGCCTGGCGAGCAGGCCGAGCAGCCAGCCGGGAGCCGCTGACGCAGCTGTGG AACCTGATGTGGTGGTAAGAAGACAGGAAGCGTTGGCAGCAGCTCGCCTCAGgatgcaggaggagctgaatgCACAAGCAGAAAgatacaaacaaaaacaaagacag CTTGAAGAGGAGAAGCGAAGGCAGAAGATAGCCATGTGGGAAAGTATGCAAGAAGGCAAAAGCTATAAAGGCAACCTGAAACTGAATCAG CAAGAAGTAGAATCTGGTGCCTCCGCCTCATCAGTGGTCCCAAAAtctaaaccaaccaaaaagcccTTGAGAGGAGGTG GTTACAACCCCCtgtctggagaaggaggaggcactTGTTCCTGGAGACCAGGCCGGCGAGGCCCCTCGGCAGGGGGATGA